The Nocardia vinacea genome contains the following window.
GGTCTGCAGCCCCAGCGGAATCGAGGTCACCGCATTGCCCGCGACGTCGGTGAGGGTGATCGAAAGAGCATCGGCGGCCACGGTGAACCGTCCGGTCTCGACGGTGGTGCTGACTCCTCGGCGGTCTGCGGTCGGTGCGGTGACGAAGTTGATGCCGTGATCGGTCGCCTGCACGGTGGTGTCGGATGCTACCGGCTGGGCCTGCACGGCGCCTGCGGTAATGCCGGTCGCACCGATCGCGAGCAAGGCGGTGGCGGCGAACTTGGTGGCACTCATGGTTTTCCCCACATTTCATCGGCTGTCGCGCGCCGACACGTGCCTGAAAGCCCGTGCCGGGCCACGTGATTCAGTCGACCACATCTGTGATCGAAAGGTAATAGTACCGTCCGGGGGCAACCCCTGCGGGCCGCAATCCGGGCTGCGACTCGGACAGACTGCGTGCCGATCATGTTGCCGCCCAACATCTCCGGCAGAGCGACGGGTCAGCCGATGGTGCGGGTTTGCAGGTCACTACCGATTACGACGTCGGCGCGGTAGCCGTTTTCTGCCCAGGTTGCGACGGTCACGCAGTATGAACCAGGTCACCAAGGCTGCGATCGCGGCGGTCACCGCGGCCGCGACGGGCACCGGGCGACTGCGCGTCACGGCGGCGAACTGGACGGCGCGGTCTTGCGTTGCGGCGCTGGCTTTCTCACGCTTCTCCCGCACGGTTTCCGCCGCATAATGCACCTTCGCGCGGGCGTTGTCCACGGTCTGATGCAGTTCTGCCTCGGCTCTGCCCTTCACATCGAGCTTGCCGGTCAGTTCCGCCATGGTCTGTCCCAGCTCTTGTCTGGCCAGGTCGCGGTCGGCGCGCAGCAGTTCCGCCTCGGGCGATCCGACTGAAGGGGTGCTCTCATCACTCATCGCTATCCTCCGCTCTTGATCGCATGGATGTCTTGCTGTAAGCCGGTGATCGCCTCCTGCGGAATCGGCGGGACCGCCTTTTGCAGGTCCTTCTTGCCGATGACGGCCAAGGCGGCGCCGACGAGGAGCAGTATCGCCCCGACGATCAGCGCGGCAGACCAGCCTGACAGCGGACCCGCGAGGGCGATGATCACCGCCGCGATGACGGCGGCGCCGCCGTAGCATGCCGCGAGCGCCCCGGCACCGGTCACAACCGCGCCGCGCCCCAGCCGTTTGCCTTTGCTTTGCACTTCGAGTTCGGCGAGCTTGATCTCGTCCCGGATCAGGCGGGCCATTTGCTCGGTCGCATCGTTGACGAGCGCGGTAACCGACCGTGTCTCCGTGGGCGACGTCTCGATATACGACCCGGTGGGTGTTTCGGTCATGGCGATTCCTAGTTATTCGGGGAACAGCTCCAGATATGTCCGAGTTGGCCCGCTTTGCGACTTTCAAACCCACGAGGGCCAGATCGTCCAAGTGGTGAGGCCACGATGCCCGACGCGGGCACCATAATGGTTCCACCGCGAACGCGGATCCGTGCCGGTATCGGCTCGCCGCAGAGCACGGCACCAGATCGCCCGGCGAGGTGGTCGGCGGCTATCACGGCCCGGACGTTTCGGCAGCTCGCACAGCCACCATACGCCGAAATCGCTTCCCACCCTTGGGATTACCGTCATTGACAGCCACGCACCGAGCGGCGAACCATCGAATCGTCAGTCACCCCTCTCGGGTGTGCACGTATCCGATGATACGGAGTGTGGTCATGGCGAAAGCAGTCGACAAGACCCCGTTCGTCCGGCGGTCGACCGGTCCGCTGCTATCACGATCCGTCTGCTCGACACGAAGGAAGCCACGAGCAGCAGTTCGATGAGCGGTGACCAACTCCGTCATCCGGTTTTCGATGGAAGGATTTCCGATGAAGAACGAGCGCCAGAAGGCACCTGCTGAATCCACGGCCGAGAAGCGCGCGGCCATTGTGATCCGGCCGCTGGACAAGAAGGAGACCACCAGCGACGGCAGTGGCAGTGGCGCCACCTAATAGTCGATGTTCCTGATGCGCGCTGAACAGATGCTGCG
Protein-coding sequences here:
- a CDS encoding DUF3618 domain-containing protein, encoding MSDESTPSVGSPEAELLRADRDLARQELGQTMAELTGKLDVKGRAEAELHQTVDNARAKVHYAAETVREKREKASAATQDRAVQFAAVTRSRPVPVAAAVTAAIAALVTWFILRDRRNLGRKRLPRRRRNR
- a CDS encoding phage holin family protein; its protein translation is MTETPTGSYIETSPTETRSVTALVNDATEQMARLIRDEIKLAELEVQSKGKRLGRGAVVTGAGALAACYGGAAVIAAVIIALAGPLSGWSAALIVGAILLLVGAALAVIGKKDLQKAVPPIPQEAITGLQQDIHAIKSGG